One segment of Channa argus isolate prfri chromosome 17, Channa argus male v1.0, whole genome shotgun sequence DNA contains the following:
- the runx2b gene encoding runt-related transcription factor 2b isoform X1, giving the protein MASNSLFSTVTPCQQNFFWDPSASRRFSPPSNSLQPVPGKMNDVSSPAGQPDAAAAVPRLRPHENRSMAEIIADHPAELVRTDSPNFLCSVLPSHWRCNKTLPVAFKVVALGDIPDGTVVTVMAGNDENYSAELRNASGVMKNQVARFNDLRFVGRSGRGKSFTLTITVFTNPPQVATYHRAIKVTVDGPREPRRHRQKLEDPPKSGLFSDRLSELERMRVRVTVPTQAPRPTLNTAASSFNPQGQTQITDPRQSQSSPPWSYEQTYPSYLSPMASPSVHSTTPLSSSRGTGLPAISDVPRRLPGSSDLSPFPGQFERQFPGLSSLTESRFSSPRMHYPATFTYTPPVTSAMSLGSAHYHTYLPPPYPGSTQSQSGPFQTSSTPYLYYGASSGSYQFSMVPGGDRSPSRMIPPCTSASTGTSLVNPNLPSQTEGGVDGDGSHSNSPTVLNPGGRMDEAVWRPY; this is encoded by the exons ATCCCAGCGCCAGTCGGAGGTTCAGTCCGCCGTCCAATAGCCTCCAGCCGGTCCCAGGGAAGATGAACGATGTGAGCTCTCCAGCCGGGCAGCCGGACGCAGCCGCGGCGGTGCCAAGACTGCGTCCCCACGAAAACCGCAGCATGGCCGAGATCATCGCCGACCACCCAGCCGAACTGGTCCGGACCGACAGCCCCAACTTCCTTTGCTCGGTCCTGCCCTCCCACTGGCGGTGCAACAAGACGCTGCCTGTCGCCTTTAAG GTGGTTGCCCTTGGAGACATACCCGACGGGACCGTTGTCACTGTAATGGCAGGCAATGATGAGAATTACTCTGCTGAGCTGCGGAACGCCTCAGGTGTGATGAAGAACCAAGTAGCGCGTTTCAATGACCTTCGCTTTGTGGGCCGCAGTGGCAGAG GCAAAAGCTTCACGCTGACAATCACAGTATTCACCAACCCCCCACAAGTGGCCACTTACCACCGAGCCATAAAGGTCACCGTGGATGGACCACGTGAGCCCAGAA GGCATCGTCAAAAACTCGAGGACCCTCCCAAGAGTGGTCTCTTCTCAGACCGCCTCAGCGAGCTTGAGAGGATGAGGGTGAGGGTCACCGTTCCTACTCAAGCCCCCCGGCCAACGCTTAACACAGCAGCCAGCTCTTTCAACCCACAGGGACAGACGCAGATAACAG ACCCTCGCCAGTCCCAGTCCTCTCCTCCTTGGTCCTATGAACAGACGTATCCATCCTACCTGAGTCCAATGGCGTCCCCCTCAGTCCACTCCACCACCCCCCTCTCCTCAAGCCGAGGCACGGGCTTGCCTGCCATCAGTGACGTGCCTAGACGATTGCCAG gTTCCTCCGACCTGAGCCCATTCCCTGGTCAGTTTGAGCGTCAGTTCCCGGGGCTCTCCTCCCTCACAGAGAGTCGCTTTTCCAGCCCTCGGATGCACTACCCAGCCACTTTCACCTACACCCCGCCCGTCACCTCCGCCATGTCACTGGGCAGTGCCCACTACCACACCTACCTTCCTCCTCCTTACCCGGGCTCCACCCAAAGCCAGAGCGGACCTTTCCAGACCAGCAGCACACCTTATCTCTACTATGGTGCTTCATCCGGCTCATACCAATTCTCCATGGTTCCAGGTGGGGATCGCTCACCCTCCCGGATGATCCCGCCTTGCACTAGCGCCTCCACAGGCACCTCCCTGGTGAACCCCAACCTGCCCAGCCagacagagggaggggtggatggCGATGGGAGCCATAGTAATTCCCCAACTGTTCTTAACCCCGGAGGCCGCATGGATGAAGCTGTCTGGAGGCCATATTGA
- the runx2b gene encoding runt-related transcription factor 2b isoform X3, producing the protein MASNSLFSTVTPCQQNFFWDPSASRRFSPPSNSLQPVPGKMNDVSSPAGQPDAAAAVPRLRPHENRSMAEIIADHPAELVRTDSPNFLCSVLPSHWRCNKTLPVAFKVVALGDIPDGTVVTVMAGNDENYSAELRNASGVMKNQVARFNDLRFVGRSGRGKSFTLTITVFTNPPQVATYHRAIKVTVDGPREPRRHRQKLEDPPKSGLFSDRLSELERMRVRVTVPTQAPRPTLNTAASSFNPQGQTQITGSSDLSPFPGQFERQFPGLSSLTESRFSSPRMHYPATFTYTPPVTSAMSLGSAHYHTYLPPPYPGSTQSQSGPFQTSSTPYLYYGASSGSYQFSMVPGGDRSPSRMIPPCTSASTGTSLVNPNLPSQTEGGVDGDGSHSNSPTVLNPGGRMDEAVWRPY; encoded by the exons ATCCCAGCGCCAGTCGGAGGTTCAGTCCGCCGTCCAATAGCCTCCAGCCGGTCCCAGGGAAGATGAACGATGTGAGCTCTCCAGCCGGGCAGCCGGACGCAGCCGCGGCGGTGCCAAGACTGCGTCCCCACGAAAACCGCAGCATGGCCGAGATCATCGCCGACCACCCAGCCGAACTGGTCCGGACCGACAGCCCCAACTTCCTTTGCTCGGTCCTGCCCTCCCACTGGCGGTGCAACAAGACGCTGCCTGTCGCCTTTAAG GTGGTTGCCCTTGGAGACATACCCGACGGGACCGTTGTCACTGTAATGGCAGGCAATGATGAGAATTACTCTGCTGAGCTGCGGAACGCCTCAGGTGTGATGAAGAACCAAGTAGCGCGTTTCAATGACCTTCGCTTTGTGGGCCGCAGTGGCAGAG GCAAAAGCTTCACGCTGACAATCACAGTATTCACCAACCCCCCACAAGTGGCCACTTACCACCGAGCCATAAAGGTCACCGTGGATGGACCACGTGAGCCCAGAA GGCATCGTCAAAAACTCGAGGACCCTCCCAAGAGTGGTCTCTTCTCAGACCGCCTCAGCGAGCTTGAGAGGATGAGGGTGAGGGTCACCGTTCCTACTCAAGCCCCCCGGCCAACGCTTAACACAGCAGCCAGCTCTTTCAACCCACAGGGACAGACGCAGATAACAG gTTCCTCCGACCTGAGCCCATTCCCTGGTCAGTTTGAGCGTCAGTTCCCGGGGCTCTCCTCCCTCACAGAGAGTCGCTTTTCCAGCCCTCGGATGCACTACCCAGCCACTTTCACCTACACCCCGCCCGTCACCTCCGCCATGTCACTGGGCAGTGCCCACTACCACACCTACCTTCCTCCTCCTTACCCGGGCTCCACCCAAAGCCAGAGCGGACCTTTCCAGACCAGCAGCACACCTTATCTCTACTATGGTGCTTCATCCGGCTCATACCAATTCTCCATGGTTCCAGGTGGGGATCGCTCACCCTCCCGGATGATCCCGCCTTGCACTAGCGCCTCCACAGGCACCTCCCTGGTGAACCCCAACCTGCCCAGCCagacagagggaggggtggatggCGATGGGAGCCATAGTAATTCCCCAACTGTTCTTAACCCCGGAGGCCGCATGGATGAAGCTGTCTGGAGGCCATATTGA
- the runx2b gene encoding runt-related transcription factor 2b isoform X2, whose translation MNDVSSPAGQPDAAAAVPRLRPHENRSMAEIIADHPAELVRTDSPNFLCSVLPSHWRCNKTLPVAFKVVALGDIPDGTVVTVMAGNDENYSAELRNASGVMKNQVARFNDLRFVGRSGRGKSFTLTITVFTNPPQVATYHRAIKVTVDGPREPRRHRQKLEDPPKSGLFSDRLSELERMRVRVTVPTQAPRPTLNTAASSFNPQGQTQITDPRQSQSSPPWSYEQTYPSYLSPMASPSVHSTTPLSSSRGTGLPAISDVPRRLPGSSDLSPFPGQFERQFPGLSSLTESRFSSPRMHYPATFTYTPPVTSAMSLGSAHYHTYLPPPYPGSTQSQSGPFQTSSTPYLYYGASSGSYQFSMVPGGDRSPSRMIPPCTSASTGTSLVNPNLPSQTEGGVDGDGSHSNSPTVLNPGGRMDEAVWRPY comes from the exons ATGAACGATGTGAGCTCTCCAGCCGGGCAGCCGGACGCAGCCGCGGCGGTGCCAAGACTGCGTCCCCACGAAAACCGCAGCATGGCCGAGATCATCGCCGACCACCCAGCCGAACTGGTCCGGACCGACAGCCCCAACTTCCTTTGCTCGGTCCTGCCCTCCCACTGGCGGTGCAACAAGACGCTGCCTGTCGCCTTTAAG GTGGTTGCCCTTGGAGACATACCCGACGGGACCGTTGTCACTGTAATGGCAGGCAATGATGAGAATTACTCTGCTGAGCTGCGGAACGCCTCAGGTGTGATGAAGAACCAAGTAGCGCGTTTCAATGACCTTCGCTTTGTGGGCCGCAGTGGCAGAG GCAAAAGCTTCACGCTGACAATCACAGTATTCACCAACCCCCCACAAGTGGCCACTTACCACCGAGCCATAAAGGTCACCGTGGATGGACCACGTGAGCCCAGAA GGCATCGTCAAAAACTCGAGGACCCTCCCAAGAGTGGTCTCTTCTCAGACCGCCTCAGCGAGCTTGAGAGGATGAGGGTGAGGGTCACCGTTCCTACTCAAGCCCCCCGGCCAACGCTTAACACAGCAGCCAGCTCTTTCAACCCACAGGGACAGACGCAGATAACAG ACCCTCGCCAGTCCCAGTCCTCTCCTCCTTGGTCCTATGAACAGACGTATCCATCCTACCTGAGTCCAATGGCGTCCCCCTCAGTCCACTCCACCACCCCCCTCTCCTCAAGCCGAGGCACGGGCTTGCCTGCCATCAGTGACGTGCCTAGACGATTGCCAG gTTCCTCCGACCTGAGCCCATTCCCTGGTCAGTTTGAGCGTCAGTTCCCGGGGCTCTCCTCCCTCACAGAGAGTCGCTTTTCCAGCCCTCGGATGCACTACCCAGCCACTTTCACCTACACCCCGCCCGTCACCTCCGCCATGTCACTGGGCAGTGCCCACTACCACACCTACCTTCCTCCTCCTTACCCGGGCTCCACCCAAAGCCAGAGCGGACCTTTCCAGACCAGCAGCACACCTTATCTCTACTATGGTGCTTCATCCGGCTCATACCAATTCTCCATGGTTCCAGGTGGGGATCGCTCACCCTCCCGGATGATCCCGCCTTGCACTAGCGCCTCCACAGGCACCTCCCTGGTGAACCCCAACCTGCCCAGCCagacagagggaggggtggatggCGATGGGAGCCATAGTAATTCCCCAACTGTTCTTAACCCCGGAGGCCGCATGGATGAAGCTGTCTGGAGGCCATATTGA